From the genome of Candidatus Manganitrophaceae bacterium:
GACATCTCCATCCGACAGGATGACCGTCGGACCCCATACCCGCAGACGCTCCAGGACGTCGAGCGCGCCGGGGTAGAGTCGATTCGCAAAGGGGTAGTCGACCAGGAACGACGAAACGAGAAGGAGCCGCGGGTCACACTTCGCTTCGAGCCGATAGCGCTGTAAGGCGCCGAGATAATCGGCATAACCGAGCTCGGCGCGCAGCGCTTCGAAGATCGCACGGTACCGATCCCGGTTCTCCGCCCCGAATGCGCGTTCGAGGTGGTTCAGCAGATCGTCATTGACCCGGTCGTTGTTGAGCAGGGTGTTGTCGACATCGAAAAGAAAAACCACCTGATTCGGCTGTCTCATCTCACCTTTCCATCATCTCTTCCGCCATCGTCTTCCGCAGCACCGAGAGAGATCTCTTGCGTTAAGCCGAATGTATCAAGAGTGACCCCCCATAAACAACGGAAAAAACGATCGGTTCTTGTTTAGCCGGTTTGACTCAGCCAAATTAAATCCCATAAAATAATTCTAACCAGATTAAGTGAAGGTGGATACATGAGAAGCGCGCCATCCATAGGGGGAATCTGCCTCGCCGGTGGGCTCGGCCGGCGCATCGGCGGCCGGTTCAAGGCCTTTCTTCCCCTTCAAGAAGAGAGGATCTTTGATCGGCTCTATCGACTGCTCTCCTCCCTCTTTGACGAGATCGTGGTCGTCACCGATCGGTCGGAGGCCTTTGCTCCTTTTGAGGTGAAGGCGGTCTCCGATCGTCTGAGAGGAATCGGACCGCTCGGCGGGATCGATGCCGGATTGAGATCGCTGAAAAGCGATAAAGGATTCGTTGTCGCATCCGATATGCCGGGGCTCTCCGCCGATGCGATTCGGTGGATGATGGCGCAGAGCGGCCCCGAAGAGGTCTTGGCGCCGGTATTTCAAGGCCGGCCGCAGCCGCTGCATGCCATTTATGCGGTTGGATGCGCGCCGCAGATCGAGCCGTTTGCTGCCCGGGGTGGAAGGGCGCTCCACCGTTTTCTCTCTGAGGTTCGGACCACTTATCTCCCCCCAGAGGCCTTTCCCGCTGAAATCGATCTGAGCCGGGCTTTTTTCAACGTCAACACCCCTGAGGATCTGGAGGGGTGGCAGCGCCGCTGATTTTGTTCGGCCTCTCCTCGGGACCGAACGACCGGTTCCGTTTGAAATGGGTGATGAGGGATCAAGATGAAGCAGACACGGGACAGCATTGCAGATGTTTGGGGTCCTCGGACGCCGTATCGTGGAAGCTGGCCGGTCCGGGTCGATGAGCATCTCGTCGAGGCGCCGGAGCGCTGGGTGCAGTCGGCTTGTGTCCTCTGCTCCAATGGATGTGCGCTGGACATCGGCGTAAAAGGGGGGAAGATTGTCGGCGTCCGGGGGAGGGGAGCCGACCGGGTGAACCACGGCCGGCTTGGCCCGAAAGGATTGCATGGCTGGGTGGCGAACAGCAGTGCCGACCGGTTGACCCGGCCGCTGATTCGAAAAGAGGGCCACCTGCAAGAAGCCTCCTGGGAGGAGGCGATGGCGTTGATCGTCCGGCGCTCGAAAGAGATCCGCGATCAGCATACCAGCGGCGCCATCGGTTTTTACACGAGCGGACAGCTCTTTTTGGAAGAGTATTATACCCTCGGCGTCATCGGGAAGGCGGGCCTCGGCACACCGCACATGGATGGGAATACCCGGCTCTGCACGGCGACGGCGGCCGCGGCCCTCAAAGAGAGCTTCGGCTCCGACGGACAGCCCGGCTCTTACACCGACCTCGATACAACCGATGCGATCTTCGATGTCGGACACAACATGGCGGAGCAGCAGACGGTCCTCTACATGCGGCTTCTCGATCGGCGGCGCGGGCCGAATCCCCCTAAATTCGTCATCATTGATCCTCGGGCGATTCCCGCCGCCAAAGAGGCCGATGTCCATCTGCAGCTGAAGGTCGGGAGCAATGTGGCGGTGATGAACGGCCTGCTCCATCTGATTATCAAAAATAAATGGATCGACTCGGGATACATCGGGGCGCATACGATCGGCTTTGACGACCTCGAGAAGACGGTGCAGGCCTGGACCCCGGCGCGGGTGGAGCAAATTTCCACCGTGCCGGCCAAGAAACTCCAAGAAGCAGCCGAGATTCTCGGGACGGCGCCGACCCTCGTCTCGGCCGTCCTCCAGGGGTTTTACCAATCGATGCAGGCGACCGCCGCATCGTGCCAGGTGAACAACCTCCATCTGATCCGAGGATTGATCGGGCGCCCCGGCTGCGGCATCTATCAGATGAACGGCCAGCCGACGGCGCAGAACACCCGGGAGTGCGGCGCCGACGGCGATCTGCCGGCGTTTCGAAATTGGGACAACCCGAAGCATATCGACGAGCTCGCCCGTCTTTGGAACGTCGATCGGGGGATCATTCCGCACTGGACCCCGCCGACCCACGCGATGCAGATCTTCCGATACGCCGAGCAGGGATCTATTAAAATGCTCTGGATCAGCGCCACCAACCCGGCGGTTTCCCTGCCCGACCTGTCTCGCGTCCGGCCTATCTTAAAGAAAGAGGGGCTCTTCGTCGTCGTTCAGGATGCTTTTATGACCGAGACCGCCGCGCTGGCCGATGTCGTCCTCCCGGCGGCGATCTGGGGGGAGAAGACCGGCTGCTTTACCAATGTCGATCGGACCGTTCATCTTTCTCAAAGGGCGATCAAGCCGCCGGGTGAGGCGCGGGCCGACCTCGATATTTTCCTCGATTATGCGCGGCGAATGGATTTTCGCGACAAAGACGGCGCGCCGCTGATTAAATGGAAGACACCCGAAGAGGCTTTCAATGCCTGGAGAGAGTGCACGCGGGGCCGCCCCTGCGACTACACCGGAATCAGCTATGCCAAGCTGACCGGCGGGTCGGGGATTCAGTGGCCCTGCAACGAGGAGCACCCCGACGGCGCCACCCATCTTTACGCCGGAGGAGTATTTGCCACCGATCCGGAGCAATGTGAAACCTACGGGCATGACCTGCTGACCGGGGGGGCGGTGACACCGGAGAAGTATCGCGCCAAGGAGCCGAATGGGCGGGCGTTTATCAAACCGGCGGAATATCTTCCCCCGCACGAAGCGCCCGATGAAGCGTATCCCTTCTGGTTGACGACCGGCCGGATCATCTACCATTTTCACACCCGGACGAAGACCGGCCGCTCCAAGGCGCTGAACGATGCGGCGCCCGACGGCTTCGTCGAGATCGCGCCGACCGATGCCGAGCGGCTGGGGATTCAAGAGGGAGATTGGCTGGAGGTGACCTCCCGCCGAGGAAGGGTTCAGGAGCGGGCCCGGATCACCGGCATTCATCCGGGGCACCTCTTTATTCCTTTTCATTATGGATATTGGGACGAGCCGGGCCGACCGCGCGCCGCCAATGAATTAACCCTTACCGAGTGGGACCCGGTCAGCAAGCAGCCGCAATTCAAGTATGCCGCGGTCCAGATTCGGAAAATCGAACCGCCGGGGGAAGGAAAGCCAGAGGGCATCATCGGCAAAGCGGCCTCGGCGATCAAAGAATCGGCGAAGGAGATCAAGGAGACCTTGACGCCCGACCTGTCTAAGCGGGACGAACAAGGGCTGCATGTCGGCAATTACCTCGGCCTGCTTCATGGCAGCGAAGGGCAGCTCGCGCAGGCATTGTTGACCGTCGCGGAGCACCATCGCGACGAGCCCGATGTCCATTCTGAATGCAAGCTGCTCGCCGCTTGGTCTCATCAACACACCGCGGCGCTCCGTCCATTGGTACAGCGGTATGGCGAGGAGAAAAGCAGCGCGCCGGAGAATCTTCAGAAAGCGCTCTTTCATGGGCCTCGGACCGGCGGGATCGGCCTGCTGCGCGACCTGCATGACCTCTGGCTGCTCGCCAATGAGGTCCATCTCTGTTGGACCGTTCTGCTGCAGGCGGCCAGGGCGCTCCATGATGAGGAGTTGAAATCGGTCTGCAAGAAGCTCGACGGCGAGACCGAGCGGCAGATCGCCTGGCTGCTGACCCGAATCAAGCAGGCCGCCGCCCAAGCGCTCGCGGTGAAATAAAAAGATCAAAAGAGAGGGTGATTAGAAAATGAAAACCGAGAGGTTATCAGAGAACAGCGGCGGCAGGGGGCGCCGGTGAAAAAGGGGGTTGCCGCCCTTCCCGATCTGGTCTGGGCCCCGGTCGGCGCGGCCGTTCTGACCCTGATCGTCGGCCTTGCAGGGTTGGCGGTGGGTCAGCCGTGGCTCTTTCCGAGCCTGGGGCCGACCGCTTTTTTGCAGGTGGAATATCCGGAGCTTCCCTCTTCCCGCTTTTACAACACGGTGGTCGGCCACCTGGTCGGATTGGCGGCCGGCGTGGTGGCGGTGGTTCTGCTCCATGCCGGCGCGGCCCCGCCGGTCCTCTCGACAGGAGCGCTTACGCCGGTTCGCGTACGGCGCGGCCGTACTCGCCACCGGACTGATGTTGCTCGGCGTCCTCTTGCTGCGGGCCTCTCATCCCCCCGCCGCAGCAACGACCCTGCTGGTGGCCCTCGGCGGATTCAAGGTCTCCCTGCATACACTCACCGTGGTTGTCTCCGGCGTTTTAATCGTCGCGCTGGTGGGGGAGGGGCTCCGGCGCCTCCGTCTCGGAAGCCATTTATTTAGAGGAAAGGGCTGATTCAGGCCGTTTGCTCTTCCGGACGCCGGCGACGCGGCACGGACCTTCCTGTCCCTCGGTCTCCTCCCTTTGATGTCCGTCCGCTTCAATTCACTCTCCGAACGCCTTATCCCTTCGTATGATTTTGTTGCCCGATCCCGTTTCTCTACAATGGAAGAGGCGTCTCCAATAGGTGCGTCCTCTCAGAACGGTCGATCCCGTTGCGAAGAGGACGAAAAATAGGGATCTCATGAAGAGGGCGATTGATGTACAAACCGGATGAGGACAAAACGGATAGAAGAACGATTCATCGACCTCTCCCTCGGACGGCGCGCAAGCCGCTGGGGTTAGGTGTGATTACGGGGGCGGCGGCCGATGATCCGGCCGCCATCGGCGTCTTTGCCAGTGCAGGCGCGAAGATCGGCCAGAGACAAATAATAATGCAAATATCCTTCCATAATGAGCTCCGGCAAAATCGAGGTGAAGCGGGGGCTTGTAAACCCCGGTCCGATTATCTATCATTAGGATAATGAATGATGATCCTAAAATAAATATTTTAATCGTCGACGATCATCCTGAGAATTTGCTCGCTCTGGAAGCCACCTTGGAATCCCCCTCGTATCATTTAATCAGGGCGAGTTCCGGACAGGAAGCGTTAAGGCAGGCGAGAAGTTACAACTTCGCCGTCATCCTGATGGATGTGCAGATGCCGGGCCTCGACGGATTTGCCACCGCAAGACTGATCAGAGAGTTAAAAAACGCCGAGCACACCCCCGTTATTTTTATGAGCGCCATTCATAAGGCCCACCAGCATATCTACAAGGGGTACTCGGCCGGCGCGGTCGACTATCTCTTCACCCCTTTTGATCCAGATATCGTCCGATCAAAAGTGGCCGTCTTCGTCGATCTGTTTAAAAAAAGCGAGCAGATCGCACAGCAAGCGCATCTCTTGCAGCAGCGGGAGCAGAGTAACTTACTAGAGTTGGATCTGGCGATCGAGCGGCGCCGGAACTTGGCCGAGGCGATGCCGCTGATCGTCTTTACCGCCCGGCCGGATGGGACGATTGATTACATCAATCAAAAGTGGTTTACCTATACGGGGCTCACCTTTAAAGAGAGTGTGGGGTGGGAGTGGACGAAGGCGATCCACCCGGACGATCTTCAAAAATGTCTGGATCGATTGACGGAGAGCATCCGGATCGGAGGGGGGGCCGACATGCGATGTCGGCTGAGAAACAAAGAAGCGGTCTACCGCTGGCACCTCATTCAAACGACCCCCGAGCGGGACCCCTCAGGGGAGATCATCGCCTGGCTCGGCTCCGCGCTCGACATCCATGATCAGAACCAGGAAGGGGAGAGGCCTGTAGAAAAGAGTGAAGCGTCTCCATGAAATTGGACTTTCCCAAAGGACTAGATCGTTCTTTCGAATAATCTCCCGAGAAGAAACGAAAGCTCCCAGTCGTCAAACGGCTTTTTCAAATAATCCGATGCCCCCATCTTAACCGCTTGCACAATCGTGCCGGTCTGCCCAATGGCAGAGAGAACGATAATCGGCACCGTCTTATCGATCTCCCTTATTTTTCGAAGCGTCTCGAAGCCATCCACCCTCGGCATCATAATATCCAAAATAACGGCATCCGGGGAGACCTTCTGCTTGATCTGGGCGAGCGCCTCCTCTCCGCCGGAAGCCAAGCAGACGGCGTATCCCTCCGAAGAGAGCAGGTCGGCCAAGTAGTGCCGAATGGACGGATCATCATCGACGACCAAGATCATTTTTTTCTGCTCGGATTCCATATGAATGGCTGCTCCCGGTTGGATAAAGATCGTTTATCGTTTCTTCTCTTGGCGTTCCGCCGCCTGAATGAATCGGCAACGTTCGATCGGTGAATTCATTTGTCCTAGAATCTACCCAGCTAAAATAGCGTATCATATCTCGACGCCTCGACGGAAACAAGAAAATATCGATTCAAGAGGGCCGGAATATTTGTTAACGGGGCTGGAGCCCGAGGAGCCAACCCGTTTATTATGACCCGCCCGATTCCGCGTTCAAGCGCGTGAACGGATCACTTGGTTTGAAAGGTTGATTTGGGTATGCGTTTGATCGAGGAAAGGGGACCCTGCCAGAGGTGCTGGAGATCAATACAAATGAAAAGAAGGAATCAGGGAGGAACCTCTGAGACTGTATCGTTGACCGGGTTATACGCTTCGGATGATCATCTGCCGTAAACCGGTTGTGAGATTGATCAGGACGCCTTTGTTTTCAAGGTATTCTAAACAGTTGAGCATCTCTTTTGTCTGAGAGAGTTTCTCTCGAAGGTCGCTGGTGTCACTCCCTTTTTGAAAACGATTCGGAAACAAACGTCGTGCTTCCCGGATGATTCTAGCTTCATCGATCGTTCTCGATTCTCTCCAGACGACCTCGACAAAATCATAAAATCGGCATGCGTCGTGTGGATGCGTCGGGGGGGTGTTCCACCATTCGGGTCGGAGCCACTTCTCAAGCGCCATTTCGATGTTCCGTGTGAATTTCACCTGTTACCCTCCGAACGATTTCCAGAGATTATACCATAAAAGGATACGATGTCGATCGACTCCTCGGAGATTGCAGAGGGGACCTGCGGGTCCTTTCCCCTCCGGAGGGCTCTTGCCTCCGCGTCCAGATCCCGGCCTCGGCTTGCGATGCCATTGAAATTTTATCGGGGGAAGGATTATGATGCTGCAATGTCGATGGAGTGGAGATGGAACCCTCTTTTTCAAAGGGGCAACCCCGAACAGAGCGCATTGGCCCCGGCCTTCTTCTGCAGATAAACCTTCTGGGACCGTTTCAGATATTGCTTGATGGAAGGTCTGTTCCCGCCAAGGTGTGGGACCGCCGTCAGACCCCCTCGCTGCTGAAGCTGCTCCTCACCGCACCCGGAAAAGCCTTTTCGTCTCAAGAGATCATCGATCACCTCTGGCCGACCCTGACGCCCGAGGCCGCAGCCAAGAGTCTGCGGGCAACGGTGAGCAAGCTGCGCAAGGTTCTGGAGCCCGATCTTCTCCAGGGGCGCCTTTCCAAATATATCGAGACCGGCGCCGCCGGTTATACCTGGGTCGGCTCGGCGTCTGTCTTGGATACCGATGCGGTCCGCGCCGCGCTCGAAGAGGGAAAGGCGAACCGGCAGGCCCATCGGTGGGAGGAGGCGCGGGCCGACTATCAACGCGCCCTGTCCTATTTTCGCGGGGAGTTTCTCTCCGACGAGCCGGAGAGTGATTGGACCGTTGCGCCCCGTCAGCATTGGCGCGCGGTTCAACAGGCCCTCCTCTTTTCAAAGGGGGAATGCCACCTTTCGCTCGGCCAGTACGCTTCGGCGATTGAGAGTTTTCAGGCGATGGTCGAAAAGGACCGATGCCATGAGGAAGCCTATCGGCAGTTAATGCTCTGTCATTATTTGAGCGGACACTTCAATGAGGTGGCCCTCCTTTTTCGGCAATGCGGTCAGGCGATGAAGGAAGAACTGGGGGTCGAGCCCTCGGAGGAGACGGCTCGGCTCTATGAGCAAATTCTCCGGCGGCGCGTTCCCGGAATCGATAAAACACCCCGGTCGCCGCTTCCGATCAAAAAGCCTCCTTATTCTTTAGGAAGGATGGCGTTTATCGGTCGAAAAGAAGAGGTCGGGGTCATTGCCTCCTACATCGAAGAGGCTTTGAATCGGAAAGGGGGGATCATCGCGCTCGGCGGAGCACCGGGGATCGGGAAGACGCGGCTTGCGGAGGAGATGCTCCTCTATGCCCGAAGCCGCTCCTGCTTGACCGCGGGAGGGCGATGTTACTCGCCGCAGTGGCGACGGCCGTATGAGCCGTTCGCCGAAATTTTTCGACAGATTCTGAAAGGGCCGGGCCGGGATGCGCTTCTGGCCCTCTCTCCCTTTTGGCTTGCCTGTGCATCCCAGATCGTTCCGGAGCTTGCCGCGCCGAAGGATGGACCGATCCCGCCGGCAGTCCCTCTCGATCAAGAGAAACAGCGCCTCTTTGAAGCAGTCATCCGCTTGCTGATCGATTTCTCGATCCAACATCCGCTTGTTCTCCTGTTCGATGACCTCCATTGGGCCGACGATGAAACATTGCAGCTCCTTCACTATTTTGTCCATCAAATTTCGAGCGAGCCGATTCTGATCTTGATGACCTATCGGGCGGAGGAGGGAGCTTCCAACCGTTTCTTGGTTCAGTTGCTGACCGCCCTCCAGCGGCTCTCTTCCCGGAATCTGGTCCTCCCCGAGCTTCCGACCGAGTCGCTGCTTACCTTGTTTCGGAAGATGAGTCCGAAAGAACAACTCCCTCCGGGGATGGAGCAGCTGGCGCTCCGCATTCACCGAGAGGCGCAGGGAAACCCGCTCTTTATGGTGGAGCTCCTTCAATCACTTCTTGAAAAAGGGATCTTTAAAGTAAATAACCGTGGAAAGTGGATCGACACCCAGGAAGAGGGGAAGTCGGTCGCCTCACACCACTGGGAGATCCCTCGCGGGATTCGGCAGGTGATCCGTTCCCGGTTGGAGCGAATTGCGCCCGACCGGAAGCTTGCCCTGGAAATGATTTCCACGTTAAGCCAAGGGTTTTCTCAACACTTTTTGGAAAAGGTGCTCGAAGGAGAAAAAGGGAGCGCCTCGGAAATTTTAGACGCGCTGATGAGGCTCGGGTTTGTTCAAGAGGAGCCTCAGGTCAAAGGGATCTATCGATTCGCTCATGAAAATATCCGGCAGACGATTTATGAAACGTTAACATCGGGGCGGAAGAAAGACTTCCATTTAAGAATCGGAGAGACCTTAGAAACGCTCGGCGGAGCAGATCGCCCGCTCCAGGCGCTGGCGCACCATTTTTTCATGGCGGAGGCCTGGAGCCGGGCCTATCCGTATACCATGCAAGCCGCCGAGGGGGCGCAGCGCACCTATGCTTTCGGCTCGGCCCTCCTCTTGCTCGATCAAGCCGAGCAGATCTTAACGTTGCACGGTGCCGGTTTTCTGATCCCGTCGGACCTCCTGCGGGAGAAGCTCAGACTTTTGCAAATTAAAGATCATGTTTTAGACGGGCAAGGGGATCTTAAGAAAAGAGAGAAGGTCGTGGCCGAGCGGGTGCGGTTAGCGAGGAGCCTCTCCGATCCGGTGGAGCTCGCCTCAGCCTATCTGGCCCTCTGCGGTCTTCATGAAGCGAGCCGAGGATGGTCCGAAGCGTCCGATCTTGCAAAACAGGCGTTGGCGCTGTATGAAACCGAAAAGGACAGAGGGGGAATGGCGAGGGGGTATCGCGAGCTCGGGTATATCTATTGGCAATCGAATCAATTTGAGAAGGCGCTGGTGGCGAATCAAAAGGCGCTTGCACTCCATGAGGAGACGGAAAACGTCAGCGGTGTCGCCGGTGATCTACACAACCTGGGGCAGGTTTATACCAGCATGGGAGATTTTGAGAAAGGGCTGGAATATTATCGGAAGGCGCGAAGTGCGTTCGAAAAGGTGGGCGGACACCAATCCCGCACGCTGAATATTTTTTCGAGGATCGCCCGACTGACCGGCAATTTAGACGATGCCCTCTCCAGCACGCTGCAGGCGATTGAGTCGGCCCATGAGGTGGGGCATCACTTTGGCGAGTGGCACTATCTGATGAATGCCGCCTCGCTCTGGTTTACGATGGGGAAGCGCGATCGTGCGCTCGAGGCATACCGCTCGTCTATTGAAGCGATAAAAAAAACGGGGGGGAACCCCGGCTGCATCGGACACTCTCTGCGCGGAATGGGGATTGTTTATAAAGAGGAGGGGAGTGCCGATCAGGCGGCCGCCTGCTTTACAGACGCCGCCGCCCTCCTTTTGGAGTCGGGGGAGCTGCCGGCCTGGGCCGAGGTCTGCCGGCGTCTCGGCGAATTAATGATGGAGGCCTTCCAACAAGGGGAAAAAGCGCTCCACTATTACCGGAGCGCCCTCTCTCATTACCGAAAAGAAGGGCCGTCGGAGGCGATTGCCCCGCTTCTAAACCGGATCGGCTATGCCGCCTGGAGCTGTGGCCGATCGGAAGAGGCGATTCCGTTCTACCTTGAAGCGCTGGAGTCGGCCCGAGAGAAAGGGGACCGTGCCATGATCGGGGCGACACTCGCCCAGCTCGGCGTCGTCTACCGGGAGACCGGCCGATTTCAAAAGTCGCTCGAATGCACCCTGCAAGCGCAGCTCGTCGCCCAATCGCTTGCAGATCGTGCTGCGGAAGGATATATTGCATCGAGCCTCTGCGAAACCTATCTTTCGCTGGGGAAACTTCCGGAGGCCGAAGCGGCCGCCCGGGCGGCGCTGGCGCTCCGCTCCGGTTCTCGCTCCGATTTCGGAGCGGCGCAGGAAGATCCCTGGGCCCACTTTCGCCTCGGAAAGGTCCTCCTTCGGGGAAAGAAGAAATCGGAAGGACGGCTCCATTTGGACAGAGCCCAATCGTTGGCCGAAACGTCGGGCGACCGGGCGCTTCTCGAAGAGATCGCGGCACTTAAATCGAAAGCTTAAACAGAGAGGGGGGTATTATGCCGAAATTTATTATTGAAAGAACCGTCGGAAAGCTGACCGAGGCGCAAGTGACCGAAGCGTTCGGGCGGGCGCAGGCCGCACTGACCCAGCTTCCG
Proteins encoded in this window:
- a CDS encoding HAD family hydrolase, yielding MRQPNQVVFLFDVDNTLLNNDRVNDDLLNHLERAFGAENRDRYRAIFEALRAELGYADYLGALQRYRLEAKCDPRLLLVSSFLVDYPFANRLYPGALDVLERLRVWGPTVILSDGDVVFQPRKVQRAGLWEATEGRVLIYIHKEEMLDDVERRFPAHHYIMVDDKLRILTAMKKIWKEKLTTVWPRQGHYALDPQVTAAYPTADITIDQISDLIDYDLAALLRPASQ
- a CDS encoding molybdenum cofactor guanylyltransferase, which gives rise to MRSAPSIGGICLAGGLGRRIGGRFKAFLPLQEERIFDRLYRLLSSLFDEIVVVTDRSEAFAPFEVKAVSDRLRGIGPLGGIDAGLRSLKSDKGFVVASDMPGLSADAIRWMMAQSGPEEVLAPVFQGRPQPLHAIYAVGCAPQIEPFAARGGRALHRFLSEVRTTYLPPEAFPAEIDLSRAFFNVNTPEDLEGWQRR
- a CDS encoding nitrate reductase: MKQTRDSIADVWGPRTPYRGSWPVRVDEHLVEAPERWVQSACVLCSNGCALDIGVKGGKIVGVRGRGADRVNHGRLGPKGLHGWVANSSADRLTRPLIRKEGHLQEASWEEAMALIVRRSKEIRDQHTSGAIGFYTSGQLFLEEYYTLGVIGKAGLGTPHMDGNTRLCTATAAAALKESFGSDGQPGSYTDLDTTDAIFDVGHNMAEQQTVLYMRLLDRRRGPNPPKFVIIDPRAIPAAKEADVHLQLKVGSNVAVMNGLLHLIIKNKWIDSGYIGAHTIGFDDLEKTVQAWTPARVEQISTVPAKKLQEAAEILGTAPTLVSAVLQGFYQSMQATAASCQVNNLHLIRGLIGRPGCGIYQMNGQPTAQNTRECGADGDLPAFRNWDNPKHIDELARLWNVDRGIIPHWTPPTHAMQIFRYAEQGSIKMLWISATNPAVSLPDLSRVRPILKKEGLFVVVQDAFMTETAALADVVLPAAIWGEKTGCFTNVDRTVHLSQRAIKPPGEARADLDIFLDYARRMDFRDKDGAPLIKWKTPEEAFNAWRECTRGRPCDYTGISYAKLTGGSGIQWPCNEEHPDGATHLYAGGVFATDPEQCETYGHDLLTGGAVTPEKYRAKEPNGRAFIKPAEYLPPHEAPDEAYPFWLTTGRIIYHFHTRTKTGRSKALNDAAPDGFVEIAPTDAERLGIQEGDWLEVTSRRGRVQERARITGIHPGHLFIPFHYGYWDEPGRPRAANELTLTEWDPVSKQPQFKYAAVQIRKIEPPGEGKPEGIIGKAASAIKESAKEIKETLTPDLSKRDEQGLHVGNYLGLLHGSEGQLAQALLTVAEHHRDEPDVHSECKLLAAWSHQHTAALRPLVQRYGEEKSSAPENLQKALFHGPRTGGIGLLRDLHDLWLLANEVHLCWTVLLQAARALHDEELKSVCKKLDGETERQIAWLLTRIKQAAAQALAVK
- a CDS encoding HPP family protein, which gives rise to MPARPRRSSRQERLRRFAYGAAVLATGLMLLGVLLLRASHPPAAATTLLVALGGFKVSLHTLTVVVSGVLIVALVGEGLRRLRLGSHLFRGKG
- a CDS encoding response regulator, with translation MNDDPKINILIVDDHPENLLALEATLESPSYHLIRASSGQEALRQARSYNFAVILMDVQMPGLDGFATARLIRELKNAEHTPVIFMSAIHKAHQHIYKGYSAGAVDYLFTPFDPDIVRSKVAVFVDLFKKSEQIAQQAHLLQQREQSNLLELDLAIERRRNLAEAMPLIVFTARPDGTIDYINQKWFTYTGLTFKESVGWEWTKAIHPDDLQKCLDRLTESIRIGGGADMRCRLRNKEAVYRWHLIQTTPERDPSGEIIAWLGSALDIHDQNQEGERPVEKSEASP
- a CDS encoding response regulator — protein: MESEQKKMILVVDDDPSIRHYLADLLSSEGYAVCLASGGEEALAQIKQKVSPDAVILDIMMPRVDGFETLRKIREIDKTVPIIVLSAIGQTGTIVQAVKMGASDYLKKPFDDWELSFLLGRLFERTI
- a CDS encoding tetratricopeptide repeat protein, encoding MEPSFSKGQPRTERIGPGLLLQINLLGPFQILLDGRSVPAKVWDRRQTPSLLKLLLTAPGKAFSSQEIIDHLWPTLTPEAAAKSLRATVSKLRKVLEPDLLQGRLSKYIETGAAGYTWVGSASVLDTDAVRAALEEGKANRQAHRWEEARADYQRALSYFRGEFLSDEPESDWTVAPRQHWRAVQQALLFSKGECHLSLGQYASAIESFQAMVEKDRCHEEAYRQLMLCHYLSGHFNEVALLFRQCGQAMKEELGVEPSEETARLYEQILRRRVPGIDKTPRSPLPIKKPPYSLGRMAFIGRKEEVGVIASYIEEALNRKGGIIALGGAPGIGKTRLAEEMLLYARSRSCLTAGGRCYSPQWRRPYEPFAEIFRQILKGPGRDALLALSPFWLACASQIVPELAAPKDGPIPPAVPLDQEKQRLFEAVIRLLIDFSIQHPLVLLFDDLHWADDETLQLLHYFVHQISSEPILILMTYRAEEGASNRFLVQLLTALQRLSSRNLVLPELPTESLLTLFRKMSPKEQLPPGMEQLALRIHREAQGNPLFMVELLQSLLEKGIFKVNNRGKWIDTQEEGKSVASHHWEIPRGIRQVIRSRLERIAPDRKLALEMISTLSQGFSQHFLEKVLEGEKGSASEILDALMRLGFVQEEPQVKGIYRFAHENIRQTIYETLTSGRKKDFHLRIGETLETLGGADRPLQALAHHFFMAEAWSRAYPYTMQAAEGAQRTYAFGSALLLLDQAEQILTLHGAGFLIPSDLLREKLRLLQIKDHVLDGQGDLKKREKVVAERVRLARSLSDPVELASAYLALCGLHEASRGWSEASDLAKQALALYETEKDRGGMARGYRELGYIYWQSNQFEKALVANQKALALHEETENVSGVAGDLHNLGQVYTSMGDFEKGLEYYRKARSAFEKVGGHQSRTLNIFSRIARLTGNLDDALSSTLQAIESAHEVGHHFGEWHYLMNAASLWFTMGKRDRALEAYRSSIEAIKKTGGNPGCIGHSLRGMGIVYKEEGSADQAAACFTDAAALLLESGELPAWAEVCRRLGELMMEAFQQGEKALHYYRSALSHYRKEGPSEAIAPLLNRIGYAAWSCGRSEEAIPFYLEALESAREKGDRAMIGATLAQLGVVYRETGRFQKSLECTLQAQLVAQSLADRAAEGYIASSLCETYLSLGKLPEAEAAARAALALRSGSRSDFGAAQEDPWAHFRLGKVLLRGKKKSEGRLHLDRAQSLAETSGDRALLEEIAALKSKA